One Branchiostoma floridae strain S238N-H82 chromosome 1, Bfl_VNyyK, whole genome shotgun sequence genomic region harbors:
- the LOC118424883 gene encoding serine/threonine-protein kinase pdik1l-B-like, translating to MVHRDLKPDNILVDNSGQRPIAKIADFGITRVCELSGFDINSYYMQTAIGTRLYMSPEIVGPLLAQRPDQVTYTAKTDVFALGLIIAAILDRTTVPSNPGKVTPFIPDPANGQPTPVADVMVTHPGYPAADMLMTSEPPGSSVKTLVLSMLAADPHQRPTSEQVLGSFRKITGSSDG from the exons ATGGTCCACCGAGACCTCAAACCTGACAACATCTTGGTGGACAACTCGGGGCAGAGACCAATTGCCAAG ATTGCGGATTTCGGCATTACCCGTGTCTGTGAGTTGAGCGGGTTTGACATCAACAGTTACTACATGCAGACTGCGATCGGCACAAGGCTGTACATGTCACCAGAAATCGTCGGACCACTGTTGG CACAACGACCTGATCAGGTGACATACACCGCCAAGACGGATGTCTTCGCCTTGGGCCTGATcatagccgccatcttggatcggaCGACAGTTCCCTCCAACCCGGGAAAAGTTACGCCATTTATTCCGGATCCCGCCAATGGACAACCCACGCCTGTAGCTGACGTCATGGTCACACATCCGGGATACCCGGCGGCAGACATGCTGATGACGAGTGAACCACCAGGGTCTTCCGTTAAG ACCCTGGTCCTATCCATGCTGGCAGCTGATCCTCACCAGAGACCAACATCAGAACAGGTCCTCGGCAGCTTCAGAAAGATCACTGGCTCTTCTGACGGGTGA
- the LOC118424894 gene encoding serine/threonine-protein kinase 35-like codes for MEKYTILHELGQGAFSKVYKAERNEDGSTHALKCLTVDSVERGDATLKEIHALQQVGKHPNILQFTNVFTESAGLNTPALNVWLELDYCNGGTLDSFIASDNPNRATVLQLLCDTAEGVAYLHGRNVVHGSLKPDNILVDNSGQRPIAKIADFGMLRVRGQGGWDIKNYFKETSGIRMYLSPEIARQLLAQRPHLMQFTAKADVFALGLIIVVILNQTTDPVVPATDPAISMTDPGVSETDPAKPGKLVPAVYVNGKPTAVGEVMVTRPGYQAVGMLMMSEPQGSPVKVCEIFLKEGQRTGRDK; via the exons ATGGAGAAATATACGATCCTACATGAGCTCGGACAGGGTGCGTTCAGTAAGGTGTACAAGGCAGAACGTAATGAGGACGGCAGCACACATGCACTGAAGTGCCTCACTGTAGACTCAGTTGAGAGGGGCGACGCCACCCTGAAGGAGATCCATGCTCTACAGCAG GTCGGCAAACACCCAAACATCTTGCAGTTTACCAATGTATTTACCGAGAGCGCAGGTCTGAACACCCCAGCACTGAACGTGTGGCTGGAACTGGACTATTGTAACGGAGGCACCCTGGACAG CTTCATCGCTAGCGACAATCCGAATCGAGCGACCGTTCTGCAATTACTGTGTGACACGGCAGAGGGCGTTGCTTATCTGCACGGAAGAAACGTCGTGCACGGATCCCTGAAGCCTGACAATATCTTGGTGGATAACTCCGGGCAGAGACCGATAGCTAAG ATTGCAGATTTCGGCATGCTCCGTGTCCGTGGACAGGGCGGCTGGGATATCAAAAACTACTTCAAGGAGACCAGCGGTATCAGAATGTACCTGTCGCCTGAAATCGCCCGACAACTGTTGg CACAACGACCACATCTCATGCAGTTCACCGCAAAGGCTGATGTCTTCGCCTTGGGACTGATCATAGTCGTCATCTTGAATCAGACGACAGATCCAGTCGTCCCAGCGACAGATCCAGCCATCTCGATGACAGATCCAGGCGTATCAGAGACAGATCCAGCGAAGCCAGGAAAACTGGTGCCTGCGGTTTACGTAAATGGAAAACCCACGGCTGTAGGTGAGGTCATGGTCACACGCCCGGGATACCAGGCGGTAGGCATGCTGATGATGAGTGAACCGCAGGGGTCGCCCGTAAAGGTGTGTGAAATATTCTTAAAGGAGGGGCAGAGAACAGGAAGGGACAAATGA
- the LOC118424931 gene encoding uncharacterized protein LOC118424931, which translates to MGCGSSKSAAVVTDSRRENLPDREDTQSRNKQQQSASEERLPHRTTEQEKNLRNLPDSTVSLDHRDPGEVDDYRNSRDRSVKSADQISIAGSQDSGIETSNERPTKGSHSELPDLDVLRTVPKAVAFDVPLANTSEGSIIRRHPPRRLQVRD; encoded by the exons ATGGGGTGCGGATCGTCCAAAAGTGCGGCTGTCGTGACAGATAGCCGTCGCGAAAATCTACCTGACAGGGAGGACACGCAATCTCGGAACAAGCAGCAGCAAAGTGCATCAGAAGAAAGACTTCCTCACAGAACAACGGAACAAGAAAAGAATCTGCGGAACTTGCCCGACTCAACAGTGTCGTTAGATCACAGAGACCCTGGCGAGGTGGACGATTATAGGAACTCTAGAGACAGGAGTGTGAAATCTGCCGATCAGATCAGCATCGCAGGCTCTCAGGACAGCGGGATAGAGACGTCCAACGAACGGCCGACCAAGGGCTCTCATTCCGAACTGCCGGATTTAGACGTCCTCAGGACAG TACCCAAAGCGGTGGCGTTCGACGTTCCCCTGGCCAACACCAGTGAAGGGAGCATCATCAGGAGACACCCGCCCAGGAGACTACAGGTCAG AGACTAG